CCGGAAAATTTCCGCCAAGCCATTAATGAGAAAACAAAAGCAATCTTTATTGAATCTATTGGAAATCCGGGCTTGAACATTCTTGATATTGAGGCAATAGCTGAGATTGCTCATGAGAACGGCATCCCTCTTATTGTAGACAATACTTTCGGTACTCCATACCTGATCCGACCGTTTGATTACGGTGCAGATATTATCGTTCATTCTGCAACCAAATATATTGGCGGACACGGTAACTCCATTGGAGGGCTAATTGTAGATAGTGGCAAGTTTGATTGGACGAATGGTAAGTTTCCCGGTTTCACAGAGCCTGACAAAAGCTATGGTGGCTTAATATACGTCGAGAAATTCGCGGAATTAGCATTTATTACTAAGGTGCGTGTCCAATATCTGAGAGATATCGGCGCTGCGATTAGTCCGTTTAACAGCTTTCTTCTACTACAGGGTCTAGAGACTCTATCTCTGAGACTGGAGAAGCACCTAGCCAATACGGCTCGTGTTGTGGAATATCTCGCTAATCATCCCGATGTAGCGTGGGTGAACTATCCGACTATTGAGGGCAACCCTTATAAAGCCTTATCGGAGAAATATTTTCCGAAGGGCCCAGGCTCAATATTCTCATTTGGCTTGAAGGGGGAGCTGGAGACGGCAAACCGTTTCATTGATAGCTTGGAGCTGTTCTCTCATCTGGCGAATGTGGCAGATGCCAAGTCGCTTGTCATTCATCCTGGAAGCACGACGCATGCGCAGCTATCGCCGGAGGAGCAGATTGAAGCTGGAGTTAAACCAGATCTCATTCGATTATCGATTGGTATCGAGGATGCTCAGGATTTAATCGACGATCTGGAGCAAGCCATTCGAAAAGCTGTGGTCACTGCAAGTGCTAGCCCAGCATGAATCGTATCGTTGGAAGGAGGCGGAGCGGGGCAAGAGTAACCGTACTTAGAGAGCGGGGAACCGCAAATTACCATTCATAGGAGGAAAAAAGAAAGCCATGAAAAACAATTTAGCCAAAAGAAAATGGGTTCTTTCCATGGTCGCTTTAACAATGGCCATTGCCGTAATGAGCGGCTGCGGAAGCAAGAACAACAATGCTAGTCCTAGCCCGTCTGCTTCTGAAAGCAACAAGGCAGCGGCGCCAACTCAAGCATCAACAGGGGAGAAGAAGATTAAGAAAGTAACGTTTGCTTACGCTGGCGGTACTTGTGAAGCTCCTATCTACACTGCGATTGAGAAAGGCTTCTTTAAAGAAGAAGGGCTTGATGTCGAGCTTGTTCAAATGGACTTCGAAACACTGAAATCGGGTATTTCATCCGGTAAAGTTGACGGTTCAGTTGGAAACTTCGCATGGTTCAAGCCGATTGAGCAAGGGCTTGATGTTAAAGTAACCGGAGGTCTCCATGCTGGATGTATCCAACTGGTTGCTCTGAAATCAAGCGGTATTACTTCTGTAAAAGACTTGAAAGGCAAAAAAATCGGCGTAGACGTCATCGGCGGCGGCCCGCAAATCACGTTATCGATTACGTTGAAGCAGAACGGGATCGAATCTACGGATATAGATTGGAGAGCTTATCCTTCTCAGCAGCTAACAACGGCAGCTGAAAAAGGTGAGATCGATGCTTTCATCGTATGGGATCCAGCTGCACAACAAGCGTTGGATACTGGCAATTATATTCGCCTTCTGAGCAATGGTCATGATGAGCCGTTCAAATCCGGCTATTGCTGCTACTCCGTAATCAGCGGTCAAGTTACTAAGAAAGATCCAGAGAAAGCAGCTGCCATTACTCGTGCATTATTGAGAGCTGCAGAATGGGTTGGAAACAATGCAGAAGAAACTGGTAAAATCGAAACAGACAAGAAATATGTTTCAGCCGATGCCGAGACCAATTCGAAGCTCCTAGCTTCTTACCACTGGAAGCCTGGTGTTATAGCGGCGAAGCAAAGCGCAGAATTCTTCATTAAAGAGCAGAAGACTCAAGGAATTCTAGATTCATCAACGGATGAGAAGGAACTTCTAGATCGTCTCTTCTTCGAAGCCATTCCGGATTTCAATGGTCATTAATAGTTAGTAGGAAAGACAGACTGAAGTGTCAGGGCCCAAGCGGCGTTGACGCTTCAGTCGTTTCCATTAAAAAGAATTAAAGGAGGATCGTTCATGTCTGCCATTATTGAACCGATTATTTACGAAAATGCCTCTCAAGAGGCTAAAGTCGAATATGAGCGTCAATACCGAATTACGGGTACGGTGACGAATACCTCTAAAACATTATTACACCACGTCCCCTCCTACCGGGTTTACGAAGAATGGTACACACTGCGCGGTGGATTGCTGAAATTTATAAGCAACCGTGCATTAGTCGTATTTGCCCACGCCATTTCCCAAGAGGGGAAAAGCGTGCTCAACACCTCGTCCTTTCGGAAATCATTAACGGATCGAGGAGAAGATCCAGATGAGCTATTTTTAGATGACGAAGAACAGGCTCTTGAATTATATGGTAGACAGCTAGTAAAAGACCCGAATAGCGTTTCTGACACACTATTTGCTCATCTCAGTCAATATTATAGTCAGACGCAAATTGTGGCACTAACCGCTTTCGCTGGCCAGACGATAGCTGTAAATGTGTTCAATAGTGCGTTGCGTATTGAATTAGATGATTATTTGCTTCACTTTTCGACGTAGCAGCCATGACGATAAAATCCTATATCTGGTTTGATCTTGGTTATACTCTGGTCTACAAGCCCCGTGAGACGGTATATCAGGCATTCCTTCGTGAGAACGGAATTGAGCGATCTCTTGAGGAAATCGAGCTTGCCTATCACCTGACGGACAAACAGTTTATGAGGGAGTACCCACGCATTCTGGGCAGCAACGATGAATATTATTTCCCGTGGTATTTGGGGGTGTTGAATTATAGAATGAAAGTAAGCTTCAGGCTGCAAGAGCAATACAAGCGGCTGGAGAACATTGAGCAAAATCAACGTTACAGGTGGCAGCTGTATCCGTTTGTTATAGATGTGCTTGAACGGCTGAAGAAGAGAGGACTTCGTATCGGGTTAATTAGCAACTGGGATCAAAGCGCTAGAGTGTTGCTGGAGGAACACGGCTTAACCTCTTATTTTGACCAGCTGGTAATCTCCTCGGAGGTAGGCTTCGAGAAGCCGTCAGCACTCATTTTTCAGCATGCCTTTAAGCTAGCAGGCGTAACCGCTCAACAATGTATTTACGTAGGTGATAACTATTACGATGATGTAGTAGGCTGCTCTCAAATAGGACTGGATACCGTTCTAATTAATCGATTCGGTAAGAGTGGATTAGAAGAAATTGATCATACGCCGATCTTGGATTCTATCGCCTCATTGCCGGAATGGCTCAATAAAAACAACTTAACGGGGGCACACCACTATGGCAATTAAGCTGAGTATTCTCGATCAAACATTGATAAACAAGGATGAGAGTCCAACAGAAGCATTTCAACACACGATCGAGCTAGCGCAAAAGGCGGATCAATGGGGCTACCATCGCTTCTGGGTTTCCGAGCATCATGACTCCGATCTGGTGGCAGGCTCGTCTCCGGAGGTGCTTATCTCTCATTTGCTTGCGAAAACGGAGCGTATACGCGTCGGCTCAGGCGGAGTCATGCTTCAGCATTATAGCCCTTATAAGGTTGCGGAGAACTTTAACGTATTGGCTTCCCTTAGCCCTTCTAGAGTAGACCTCGGCATCGGTCGTGCTCCAGGCGGATTGCCTCATTCTATTAGAGCCTTGCAGGCAGGAAAGACAGATAACGCAACACTGTCTGAGAAAATTGTTGAGCTTATTAGCTACACGCATAACCAATTGCCGCCGGAGCATCCATTGACGGGGCTGAAGGCGAGTCCTCTTCCCGCTAGTCCAGCGGATGTATATTTTCTAGGAGCAAGCCGTTCAAGCGCTGAGATAGCCGCTAGCTTGGGGCTACCCTATGTATTCGCGCAATTCATCAACAATGACGAATCAGAGGCTCTTCTTGCTTTCGAAACGTATCGTAGCGGGTTTCAGCCTGTCTATGGGGAGCGGCCTCAAGCTTTATTAACGGTTCCGGTCATTGTGGCAGATACGGATGAAGAAGCGCAGCAGCTAGCAAATGAATACCAAATTGTAAGAATACATCTGAAAAGTGGACGCGTTATTACGGTTGGAAGCGTCGAGCATGCTGAAGAGTATGGCAGGCAGGCGGATGAGGAATTTACGATTGATGCGCAGCAGGCTTATGTGGTTCACGGCTCTAAATCAAAGGTGCGTGAACAGCTCCTCGAAGCTCAGAGAAAATATGGGGTTGATGAATTTATTATTATCTCCACCGTACGCAATGCGGCTAAGAGACTCCGGTCTTATGAGCTCCTAATGGAAGCCTTCGTAGAGGCAAAAGTTGAGTCGTAAGATGTAAGATAGGTCATTAACGAAAGTAAAAAGAGCTATCTCTACAACCACGAATATGGCTGAGGGAGATAGCTCTTTTGCTCTTATAATATATCTAGTTCGGAGTATTTGTTTCATAAACTTTAGCGAATCGATTCGTAGGAACCGGTATTCCGAGGTGATCCCTTAACGTAGTTCCTTCGTAATCTTCACGGAAAATACCTTTCGCTTGTAGCAACGGAACAACTAAATCGACGAAATTCTCCAAGCCATCCGGCAAGGACGGGGCCATAAGCATGAAGCCATCAGCGCCTCCCTCATTGAACCATTTTTCTAAAGTATCCGCAATCTTAGCTGGTGTACCTACGAAATGATCGCTGCTGAAGGAGCCCGTTAGTAAGGAATAGACTTCTCTTAGATTCGGATTTTCCCGTGCGATTACTAGCTGGTGCTTCTTATAGTCCGATTTGGTTTCTTCCAGCGTATCTAAGCCGAGGTCTTTAGCCCTTGTATCCAGAGTGGCACCTGAGAAGTCGACACTCTTGAAGTAGTCAGCAAGGAATGCAATACCTGTCTCCTCAGTAATGAGTGATTCCAGGTGCTTAAGCTTCGCCTGAGCTTCTTCCTCAGTACGTCCGATAACGGGGGAAATTCCCTGTATGACATGGACTTCGTCAGGATTTCTTCCTATTGACCTAATCTTGTCTTTATAAGTTTTATAGAAGCTCTGAGCGTCCTCCAAGGTGTATTTAATAGAGAAAATAACCTCTCCGACCTTTGCTGAGAAGTTCTGTCCAGATTCTGAATTGCCAGCTTGAACGAGGACAGGGTGCCCTTGTGGAGAACGAGCGATATTAAGCGGCCCCTCGACGGAGAAAAATTGACCTTGATGATTGACGCGATGAACTTTATCCTTGTCAAAAAATTGTCCGGTTTCCTTGTTCCGTGTGAAGGCATCATCCTCCCAAGAATCCCAGAGACCCTGAACGACGTTGAGAAATTCCTCAGCGCGTTGATAGCGGAAGGTATGGTCAAGATGCTCTTGAGCGTTAAAATTGCGAGCCGTATTACCGGACAGGTCTCTCGTTGTCACGATGTTCCAGCCCACTCTGCCTTTGCTGATATGATCGGCAGACATGAATAGGCGCGCCATGTTAAAGGGTTCAATGTAAGAGGTGGAGGCTGTTGCGACAAGGCCAATCTTAGAGGAGGCACCAGCCAATGCCGAGATGAGAGTAATAGGTTCAAATCGGTTTAGGATGTTAGGGTGGGACTGCTCGTTAATAGCTAAGCTGTCCGCAAGAAAAGCAATATCGAACTTTCCCCGTTCAGCGGTTTGGACTAGCTTCTTGTAGAAATCAATATCGTTGCTCGCGTCTGGCTGCGCCTGTGGAAGCCGCCATGATGCCACGTGCATTCCTGTCCCTACCAAGTAGGCGGACAGCTTAATCTGTCTTTTCCTTGTCATGCCCAAGCTCCCTTTTATTTCATAGTAAATTAATAAGAATAGTATGATTAAAATTTACCATTTAAGTGGGCATAGGTCAAGATTCAAAACGTATTTTTGCAGCATTTTATCTTGACGTTAGTCATTGACCATGCAATAATGTACACGCGTACATTAAATGAAAATAGACAGGATGTTTAACTCTTTGACGAACCGTAAGGAAGTAGCAAAGCTTGCCGGAGTATCGGAAGCAACCGTGTCCCGTGTGTTGAATGGGGTAGGTCCCATGAAGGAATCGACCCGTAATCGGGTATTGGAAGTAGCCGCTCAGCTGAATTACAAGCTAAACGCTATTGCTTCGAATTTCGCCAGGGGGAAGAGTGGCAATCTGGGGGTTGTACTGCCTCATGTGCCTAAGGTTCATTTATTTTCCACCTATTACTTCTCGGAATTATTAAGCGGCATTGGTGAGGCTGTTCGTTCCAAGGGCTTCGGCTTGTTGCTGCTGTTCCGAGATCCGGCATCCGTCTACGACTATGTATCTTTATACCGAACACAGCGAGTCGATGCTTGTATCGTGCTTGGAGCTAGCGCTTTTCATACAGAGCAGGAGGGGATTAGTCGACTTGCGGAGGAGAGATTGCCGTTCTGCGTCATAGACCAGCAATTTAATAACCCTCTGGTTAGTATCGTTGCGGCTGATCATGAGCAAGGAAGCTACGAAGCTGTAAAACATCTGATAGACAAGGGCTGTCGCAGAATTGGATTTCTGAACGGCTCTCCGCAGTATTCCAACAGCTCGGATCGTATGCTCGGCTATCGTAAAGCATTACAGGATGCAAGTATTGACTATGATAAAACAATTATTTATGAGGGGAACTACAGCCGTACTAGTGGTAATCAGGCTGCGGATCGTGTGTATGCGGATTTGGATAAATTAGACGCGGTTTTCGTGAGCAATGATCGCATGGCGATAGGACTCATACAAGGGCTTAGGGCAAAAGGGTGCCAATTACCGAGAGATCTTAGGATCGTTGCCTATGATGATTCTGATGCAGCTAGTCTAACGGAGCCTCCGCTTACGACGGTTAAGGTGCCATTCTATGAAATGGGGCAGCTGGCAGCGGAGAAGCTGTTAAATCAGTTAGTAGGTAAGGATGATACGAGCTTCATCATTCAAGAGAAATTGCAAACGGAGCTTAAGGTGAGGCAATCTAGCGGCAGTTAAGTGAGAAGGGGACTGAATTTATGAAGAAAGCATTGATCGTATGGGGAGGCTGGGACGGACATCAGCCTCAGCAGGTGGCAGACATTTTTCGTGGACAATTGGAGCAAGAAGGCTTCGAGGTAGAAGTGTCCGATACACTTGAGGCATTCGCTGATGGGGAGAAGCTGAAGGGGCTTGACCTCATTGTGCCAGTGTGGACGATGGGGCGAATCGAGCAGGAGTGGGTTAATAATGTTTCCGCTGCAGTTCAGAGTGGGGTTGGGCTTGCTGGCTGTCATGGCGGCATGTGCGATTCCTTTCGTGAAAATACGGATTGGCAATTCATGACGGGCGGCCAATGGATCGCTCACCCGGGGAACGATAAAACAGAATATACCGTCAACATTAAATCCAGCTCAAGTGTTCTTGTAGCAGGCATTGAAGATTTTACAGTTTCTACTGAGCAATATTACCTGCATTTGGACCCAGCTAATGAAGTTCTCGCAACAACCCGTTTCCCAGTCGCTCAAGGACCGCATAGTACGAATAAAACGGTCGATATGCCTGTCGTCTGGACGAAGCGTTGGGGGCTAGGACGTGTTTATTATAATTCGCTTGGACATCAAGCGGATATTATGGAAATTCCGGTCGTTAAGGAATTGATGCGACGGGGATTCATTTGGGCTGCAGAAAGGGATGGGATACAATCATGAGTAAAGTTAAGGTTGGTATTATTGGGACAGGTAATATAAGTAGCATTTATATGCAAAATGGCTCCAAGTTCGAATCTATGGAAATCGTAGCTTGTGCAGATTTAGACGTAGATCGGGCGAAGGCTAAAGCAGCCGAGTATGGCCTTCGCGGCTGCTCCGTAGAGGAGCTTCTTGCAGATCCTGAGATCCAAATGGTCATTAACCTAACGATTCCTTTGGCACATGCTTCTGTCTGTTTGCAAGCGCTGGAGGCGGGCAAGCACGTATACGTGGAAAAACCGTTTACCGTAACCCGTGAGGAAGGCTTGCAGGTACTTGAGCTAGCACAAAGGAAAGGCTTGCTAGTTGGAAGTGCACCTGATACCTTCTTAGGAGGAGGCATTCAAACTTCCATTAAGCTGATCGAGGATAATTGGATCGGTACCCCAATTGGAGCGACTGCATTTATGGTATGCGGAGGTCACGAAAGCTGGCATCCTGCACCCGAGTTCTATTATCATAAGGGTGGAGGACCTATGTTCGACATGGGACCTTACTATTTGACCGCTCTTGTTGCCTTGTTAGGGCCGATGACCCGGGTAACGGGCTCAGCGCGTATTTCCTTTCCGGAACGGACAATAACAAGCCAGCCTAAATTTGGACAAAAGGTTAAAGTAGAGACGCCAACGCATATTGCTGGTGTTATCGATTTCGCATCAGGTCCAATCGGTACGATTTTGACTAGCTTTGACGTTAAGGGTAATTCTCTGCTGCCTCGTATTGAGGTATACGGAAGCGAAGGCACTCTTATCGTTCCTGACCCTAACGGCTTTGGAGGTCCTATTAGCCTCTGGCGCGCAGGGGCCAAAGAATGGTCTGACATTCCTCTTACTCATGGTTATAATGAAAATGCTCGTGGAGTCGGAGCAGCCGATATGGCCAAAGCGATTCAGACAGGCCGGAAGCACCGTGCGAATGGGCAGCTGGCTTACCACGTGCTTGAAGCCATGCACGGCTTTCACGATGCTTCCGATCAAGGTAAACATTACGTGATGAAGAGTACTTGTGAGAAACCTGCACCACTACCGCTAGGTTTAGCAAATTATACGCTGGATTAATGCGATAAGTTTATCTGGGAGAATGGAGCAAGACAGCAAAGTATGAACAAAAAATGGGTTTATTATCTAGGCCTAATCTTAGTCTCGATTATATGGGGGGCCAACTTCGGAGTTTCTCGTTCTGCGATGGAAACATTCGATCCTATCTTATTTTCTTTTTTACGCTTTGGATTGGCAGTACCGTTCTTTTTCTTGATTCTGAGAATAAAAGAAGGCAGCGTGGGCATGCCCTGGAGAGTCGTTCTTCAGCTCGCTTTAATTGGTCTCGTTGGCATAACGGGGCTGGAGATCGCGGTTATGTACGCCATCAAATATACAACCCTTGCGAATGCCTCCTTGTTAAACGTAGCACCTTGGCCGATTTTTGCAGCTTTATTCGCACCTTTATTCGTGAAGGAGAAGTTTACTCGCCGTCTGGCTGTCGGTGGGGTAGCCGCTATTATCGGGGTGACTTTCGTTATTCTTGGAGGGGAAGAAGGCTTGGATTTGTCCTCTGGGCATATGACAGGTAATCTATTAGCCTTCGGTGCAAGTCTAGTCGGAGCTTTGTATAATCTGTCATGTATGCCACTAATGAAAACGTATTCTTCGCTGCGGATTAGTACATGGTTTATTTTCTTTGGTAGCTTGTTTATGCTTCCCTTAACAGTAGGAAGCTGGTCCAAGGTGGACTGGAGTGGTCTGGGTACTGGGGATTATATGGCTATTGTTTATAATGTACTTGTATGCACCGTAATTGCTTTTGTTCTGTGGAATGCAAGCATGTTCAGAATCGGTGCGGCCCGTTCCAATTTCTTTCGTTACGTCGTACCGGCTACTGCAGTCGTTGCGGGACTAGTCTTCTTCGATGAAGGCATTACGATTTGGCAAATAGTAGGGACGGTCTGCATGGCAGCAGGCTTAGTCTGGATTAGCACGGAGAAAAAGCCGCCGCAAAGTGCGGTTAACAACTAGTGTAGTAACTACTAGTATAGTAACTATAGTCATGATTTGCGAAGGAGCTGACCCAAGTGTGATTATGGGCGGCTTCTTTGTTTTTTCAGCTACTAAGGAAGCCAAAAAACCTCATTCTCGGGCGAATAACGCACTGAGGGCTACTAAGGAAGCCGCAAAACCTCCTCCCCGCTCGAATAACGCACTGAGGGCTACTAAGAAAGCCACAAAAGCCCATCCCCGTGCAAATAACACACTGAGGGCTACTAAGGAAGCCGCAAAAGCCCATCCCCGTGCGAATAACGCACTGAGGGCTACTAAGGAAGCCGCAAAAGCCCGTCCCCGTGCGAATAACGCACTGAGGGCTACTAAGGAGGGAGTACTCAGGCACATTTGTTGAAATAACGCACTGAGGGCTACTAACACCGCACCCGCACCCCGCGCTCGCACTGGAACCCGAACCCGAACCCGAACCCGAACCCGAACCCGAACCCGAACCCGAACCCGAACCCGAACCCGAACCCGAACCCGAACCCGAACCCGAACCCGAACCCGAACCCGAACCCGAACTGGCACCCGCACATCACTTAACACTATTCAGGTATGCCCGTAATCGATGCAAGTACAAGCGGATAGATTGTGCAATCGCAAAAAAAGTATCTGAATGTTTTAAATACTAGTTTACAACTTGGAATAGTATGTATTATGATGATGGAGATTCTAAATTATACCAGTTTGGGGGAATGGCAAATGAAAAGCTTTAGAAGCTTTAAAGTGGCTGTTATATTATTTTCCGCAATTGCGTTGATTCTTAGTTCGGTTAACCCGGCTGTGAGCAATACGGTGGAAGCAGCTTCAAAGAAGAAAAAAATAACATTACTTAACGTCTCTTATGATCCTACACGGGAGCTGTACGAGGAATTCAACAAGCTGTTCGCGACTTACTGGCAGAAGAAGACCGGGCAGAAGGTCGAGATTAAGCAATCGCACGGTGGATCGGGTAAACAAGCCCGCTCAGTAATCGATGGACTTAAAGCAGATGTTGTTACGCTTGCTCTATCCCTGGATATTACTGAAATCCAGAATAAAGGCTTACTGGATGCTCGGTGGGAAGATAAGCTCCCTTACCATAGCTCCCCTTATACCTCAACGATTGTATTCGTAGTTCGTAAAGGCAATCCGAAGAAGATTAAGGATTGGGACGATGTTGTTAAATCCGGGGTACAGGTCATCACTCCGAATCCGAAGACAGGCGGAGCCCCGCGTTGGACTTATTTAGCGGCATGGGGATATGCGCTGAAGAATAACAAAAACAGTGAATCAGCGGCAAAAGATTTCGTGACCAAGCTTTATAAGAACGTTCCCGTTCTGGACACTGGAGCAAGAGGCTCAACAACAACGTTCGCACAACGCGGAATTGGCGATGTCTTGCTAACTTGGGAGAATGAAGCTCATTTAATTCAGAAGGAATTCGGCTACGACTATGAGATTGTTACTCCTTCGTTTAGCATATTGGCGGAGCCTTCGGTTGCAGTGGTAACTAAGAATGCCAATAAGAATGGTACAACTGAGGTAGCAAATGAATACCTCCGGTTCTTATACACGAAGGAAGGCCAAAGGCTTGTAGGGAAACACTACTACCGTCCTAATGATCCCGAAGTGCTTAAGGAATATGAGAAACAGTTCCCTAAGCTTGAACTGGTGACTATCCGTGATTTCGGTGGCTGGGCAGCCGCACAGAAAAAGCATTTTGCCGATAATGCGATATTCGACCAAATCTATAATCCTAAATGATTAAGCTTCATATGAATCAGGAGAGCGCTTCGGATTATTCCGGAGCGTTTTTCTGTATTCATTAGGCGATTGTCCCCGCCAATTCCGGAACTTTCTTGAGAAGTAGAGCGCATCGCTGAAGCCAACGGACGAGGCGACTTGATCGATCGTCATGGGAGTGGCAAGGAGTAGCTCTGCTCGATTCATACGAATTCTCATTAAATATTGCATAGGCGACAATCCGGTTGATTGTTTGAATAGCTTGCATAGATGAGTTCTGTGGTAGCCAAGCATTCCCGACAAATGCTCGATGGAGATTTGCTGAGTGTATTGGAGCGTTAGATACTGGATAGCTTGCTTCATAATAAGATCAACCGCAGTGTTGGATGGCGAATTGGCTGCTTCAAGCTTCTTGCGTGCTAGTCCAAACTGCTGGAATAATAGACGAATCCAACCACCAGCCTCTAAATTCGATAATTCAGGGAAGGTGGCAGA
This portion of the Cohnella abietis genome encodes:
- a CDS encoding DMT family transporter, whose translation is MNKKWVYYLGLILVSIIWGANFGVSRSAMETFDPILFSFLRFGLAVPFFFLILRIKEGSVGMPWRVVLQLALIGLVGITGLEIAVMYAIKYTTLANASLLNVAPWPIFAALFAPLFVKEKFTRRLAVGGVAAIIGVTFVILGGEEGLDLSSGHMTGNLLAFGASLVGALYNLSCMPLMKTYSSLRISTWFIFFGSLFMLPLTVGSWSKVDWSGLGTGDYMAIVYNVLVCTVIAFVLWNASMFRIGAARSNFFRYVVPATAVVAGLVFFDEGITIWQIVGTVCMAAGLVWISTEKKPPQSAVNN
- a CDS encoding LLM class flavin-dependent oxidoreductase, which gives rise to MTRKRQIKLSAYLVGTGMHVASWRLPQAQPDASNDIDFYKKLVQTAERGKFDIAFLADSLAINEQSHPNILNRFEPITLISALAGASSKIGLVATASTSYIEPFNMARLFMSADHISKGRVGWNIVTTRDLSGNTARNFNAQEHLDHTFRYQRAEEFLNVVQGLWDSWEDDAFTRNKETGQFFDKDKVHRVNHQGQFFSVEGPLNIARSPQGHPVLVQAGNSESGQNFSAKVGEVIFSIKYTLEDAQSFYKTYKDKIRSIGRNPDEVHVIQGISPVIGRTEEEAQAKLKHLESLITEETGIAFLADYFKSVDFSGATLDTRAKDLGLDTLEETKSDYKKHQLVIARENPNLREVYSLLTGSFSSDHFVGTPAKIADTLEKWFNEGGADGFMLMAPSLPDGLENFVDLVVPLLQAKGIFREDYEGTTLRDHLGIPVPTNRFAKVYETNTPN
- a CDS encoding Gfo/Idh/MocA family protein — translated: MSKVKVGIIGTGNISSIYMQNGSKFESMEIVACADLDVDRAKAKAAEYGLRGCSVEELLADPEIQMVINLTIPLAHASVCLQALEAGKHVYVEKPFTVTREEGLQVLELAQRKGLLVGSAPDTFLGGGIQTSIKLIEDNWIGTPIGATAFMVCGGHESWHPAPEFYYHKGGGPMFDMGPYYLTALVALLGPMTRVTGSARISFPERTITSQPKFGQKVKVETPTHIAGVIDFASGPIGTILTSFDVKGNSLLPRIEVYGSEGTLIVPDPNGFGGPISLWRAGAKEWSDIPLTHGYNENARGVGAADMAKAIQTGRKHRANGQLAYHVLEAMHGFHDASDQGKHYVMKSTCEKPAPLPLGLANYTLD
- a CDS encoding ThuA domain-containing protein codes for the protein MKKALIVWGGWDGHQPQQVADIFRGQLEQEGFEVEVSDTLEAFADGEKLKGLDLIVPVWTMGRIEQEWVNNVSAAVQSGVGLAGCHGGMCDSFRENTDWQFMTGGQWIAHPGNDKTEYTVNIKSSSSVLVAGIEDFTVSTEQYYLHLDPANEVLATTRFPVAQGPHSTNKTVDMPVVWTKRWGLGRVYYNSLGHQADIMEIPVVKELMRRGFIWAAERDGIQS
- a CDS encoding HAD family hydrolase — protein: MTIKSYIWFDLGYTLVYKPRETVYQAFLRENGIERSLEEIELAYHLTDKQFMREYPRILGSNDEYYFPWYLGVLNYRMKVSFRLQEQYKRLENIEQNQRYRWQLYPFVIDVLERLKKRGLRIGLISNWDQSARVLLEEHGLTSYFDQLVISSEVGFEKPSALIFQHAFKLAGVTAQQCIYVGDNYYDDVVGCSQIGLDTVLINRFGKSGLEEIDHTPILDSIASLPEWLNKNNLTGAHHYGN
- a CDS encoding LacI family DNA-binding transcriptional regulator, which codes for MFNSLTNRKEVAKLAGVSEATVSRVLNGVGPMKESTRNRVLEVAAQLNYKLNAIASNFARGKSGNLGVVLPHVPKVHLFSTYYFSELLSGIGEAVRSKGFGLLLLFRDPASVYDYVSLYRTQRVDACIVLGASAFHTEQEGISRLAEERLPFCVIDQQFNNPLVSIVAADHEQGSYEAVKHLIDKGCRRIGFLNGSPQYSNSSDRMLGYRKALQDASIDYDKTIIYEGNYSRTSGNQAADRVYADLDKLDAVFVSNDRMAIGLIQGLRAKGCQLPRDLRIVAYDDSDAASLTEPPLTTVKVPFYEMGQLAAEKLLNQLVGKDDTSFIIQEKLQTELKVRQSSGS
- a CDS encoding carboxymuconolactone decarboxylase family protein yields the protein MSAIIEPIIYENASQEAKVEYERQYRITGTVTNTSKTLLHHVPSYRVYEEWYTLRGGLLKFISNRALVVFAHAISQEGKSVLNTSSFRKSLTDRGEDPDELFLDDEEQALELYGRQLVKDPNSVSDTLFAHLSQYYSQTQIVALTAFAGQTIAVNVFNSALRIELDDYLLHFST
- a CDS encoding LLM class flavin-dependent oxidoreductase, which produces MAIKLSILDQTLINKDESPTEAFQHTIELAQKADQWGYHRFWVSEHHDSDLVAGSSPEVLISHLLAKTERIRVGSGGVMLQHYSPYKVAENFNVLASLSPSRVDLGIGRAPGGLPHSIRALQAGKTDNATLSEKIVELISYTHNQLPPEHPLTGLKASPLPASPADVYFLGASRSSAEIAASLGLPYVFAQFINNDESEALLAFETYRSGFQPVYGERPQALLTVPVIVADTDEEAQQLANEYQIVRIHLKSGRVITVGSVEHAEEYGRQADEEFTIDAQQAYVVHGSKSKVREQLLEAQRKYGVDEFIIISTVRNAAKRLRSYELLMEAFVEAKVES
- a CDS encoding ABC transporter substrate-binding protein; this translates as MKNNLAKRKWVLSMVALTMAIAVMSGCGSKNNNASPSPSASESNKAAAPTQASTGEKKIKKVTFAYAGGTCEAPIYTAIEKGFFKEEGLDVELVQMDFETLKSGISSGKVDGSVGNFAWFKPIEQGLDVKVTGGLHAGCIQLVALKSSGITSVKDLKGKKIGVDVIGGGPQITLSITLKQNGIESTDIDWRAYPSQQLTTAAEKGEIDAFIVWDPAAQQALDTGNYIRLLSNGHDEPFKSGYCCYSVISGQVTKKDPEKAAAITRALLRAAEWVGNNAEETGKIETDKKYVSADAETNSKLLASYHWKPGVIAAKQSAEFFIKEQKTQGILDSSTDEKELLDRLFFEAIPDFNGH
- a CDS encoding O-acetylhomoserine aminocarboxypropyltransferase/cysteine synthase family protein is translated as MGKKEWRFDTLQVHAGQQPDPVTGARGVPIYQTTSFVFKNTEHARSVINFDEPGNTYSRIGNPTNDVLEQRIAALEGGVGALAVASGSAAVTFSIFNVAGAGDEIVSASTLYGGTYNLFDVTLPKLGITTRFVNPDDPENFRQAINEKTKAIFIESIGNPGLNILDIEAIAEIAHENGIPLIVDNTFGTPYLIRPFDYGADIIVHSATKYIGGHGNSIGGLIVDSGKFDWTNGKFPGFTEPDKSYGGLIYVEKFAELAFITKVRVQYLRDIGAAISPFNSFLLLQGLETLSLRLEKHLANTARVVEYLANHPDVAWVNYPTIEGNPYKALSEKYFPKGPGSIFSFGLKGELETANRFIDSLELFSHLANVADAKSLVIHPGSTTHAQLSPEEQIEAGVKPDLIRLSIGIEDAQDLIDDLEQAIRKAVVTASASPA